In Kazachstania africana CBS 2517 chromosome 4, complete genome, the following are encoded in one genomic region:
- the RPS15 gene encoding 40S ribosomal protein uS19 (similar to Saccharomyces cerevisiae RPS15 (YOL040C); ancestral locus Anc_7.95): MSTATARKRVFKTHSYRGVDLDQLLEMSTEDFIKLTSARVRRRFARGLSAKPAGFLKKLRAAKLAAPENEKPAVVRTHLRNMVIVPEMIGSVVGIYNGKVFNQVEIRPEMLGHYLGEFSITYTPVRHGRAGATTSRFIPLK, encoded by the coding sequence ATGTCTACTGCTACTGCCAGGAAGAGAGTTTTCAAGACCCATTCTTACAGAGGTGTCGATTTAGACcaattattagaaatgTCTACTGAAGATTTCATCAAGTTAACTTCTGCCAGagttagaagaagattcgCCAGAGGTTTATCTGCCAAGCCAGCTGGTTtcttaaagaaattaagagCTGCTAAGTTAGCTGCTCCAGAAAACGAAAAGCCAGCTGTTGTCAGAACCCACTTAAGAAACATGGTCATTGTCCCAGAAATGATCGGTTCTGTTGTCGGTATCTACAACGGTAAGGTTTTCAACCAAGTTGAAATCAGACCAGAAATGTTAGGTCACTACTTAGGTGAATTCTCCATCACTTACACTCCAGTTAGACACGGTAGAGCTGGTGCCACCACCTCTCGTTTCATTCCATTAAAATAA
- the NOP12 gene encoding rRNA-processing protein NOP12 (similar to Saccharomyces cerevisiae NOP12 (YOL041C); ancestral locus Anc_7.93) has product MSSIDNLFGSVDSSKVESTVSKLFDASNEKKVDDALSIKSRLRTILPTVTKRTNDKVESNEEESEATTGTIESEEPSKKRHKKKSTNDESDHLEEKYFAKLLKEDSEDKEETADLNKSSNEKTVKSQETKAKKIDLREDDLEKAERTLFVGNLTSEAIISKSIYKEFKNLFATIPKISEDDVETTNDEDFLVIESIRFRSISFDEALPRKVAFVRQKLHKSRQSVNAYIVYKNKKSIKPIISALNGKVFHNRHLKVDSVTHPAPHDKKRSIFVGNLDFEEDEESLWNHFSKCGEIEYVRIIRDSKTNLGKGFAYVQFSDLSSVNKALLLNNKPMASITATNKKSRNLRISRCKNMKKTQDSTSKSGKFSNLSEAQKTKMGRARKALGKADKAALGKELTIEGTRATKGDNKTLKLKKKKQRSKTGRVTKRSIAFKEASKKKDA; this is encoded by the coding sequence ATGTCCTCTATTGATAATTTGTTCGGAAGTGTTGACTCAAGCAAGGTTGAATCGACGGTTAGTAAATTATTCGATGcttcaaatgaaaagaaagttgACGATGCCTTATCTATCAAATCAAGATTAAGAACCATATTACCAACCGTAACCAAGAGAACTAACGATAAAGTAGAATCAAACGAAGAAGAGTCTGAAGCTACAACGGGTACCATCGAATCTGAAGAACCATCCAAAAAGAGACACAAGAAAAAGTCTACAAATGATGAAAGTGATcatttggaagaaaaatattttgccAAGTTATTAAAGGAAGATAgtgaagataaagaagaaacagctgatttgaataaatctAGTAATGAAAAGACTGTCAAATCTCAAGAAACAAAGGCTAAGAAAATTGATCTGAGagaagatgatttagaaaaagCTGAAAGAACTCTTTTCGTCGGTAATTTAACTAGTGAAgcaattatttcaaaaagcatctacaaagaattcaaaaatttatttgcCACTATCCCAAAAAtatctgaagatgatgtAGAAACcacaaatgatgaagatttcttAGTTATCGAAAGTATAAGATTCAGATCCATTTCCTTTGATGAAGCATTACCAAGAAAAGTTGCATTTGTTAGACAAAAATTACATAAATCCAGACAATCAGTCAATGCTTACATTGTCTATAAGAACAAAAAATCCATCAAGCCAATAATAAGCGCCTTAAATGGTAAGGTTTTCCACAACCGTCATTTGAAAGTTGATTCTGTTACGCATCCAGCACCTCACGACAAGAAACGTTCAATCTTTGTGGGTAaccttgattttgaagaagacgaagaatCTCTTTGGAACCATTTCAGTAAATGTGGGGAGATTGAATATGTTCGTATCATTAGAGATTCCAAGACTAATTTGGGTAAAGGTTTCGCATATGTCCAATTTTCGGATCTATCAAGTGTCAACAAGGCGCTATTATTAAACAATAAGCCAATGGCTTCAATAACTGCTACTAACAAAAAGAGTAGAAACTTACGTATAAGTAGGTGTAAAAACATGAAGAAAACTCAAGATAGTACTTCAAAAAGTGGAAAgttttctaatttatcaGAAGCTCAAAAGACTAAAATGGGTAGAGCTAGAAAAGCTCTTGGGAAAGCTGATAAGGCTGCATTAGGTAAAGAACTGACAATTGAAGGTACAAGAGCAACAAAAGGTGACAATAAAACACTTAagctgaaaaagaaaaagcaaAGATCTAAGACGGGTAGAGTCACCAAGCGTTCTATAGCGTTCAAAGAAGCAAGTAAGAAGAAGGATGCTTGA
- the KAFR0D01260 gene encoding uncharacterized protein (ancestral locus Anc_7.91) — translation MMRKMNQYQSENSTSKPVASDNANNSTNLNSPSAAMGTMNFAQPQVFDDTVSRNIRMRLDYKKSFQDDPEFYPEFTNYPSFPVVPDNMMNILYGNNANDSINNIPLQNGLNHTASMDLDSFGSSNMNPVFKSNTSAPITSNNVINSINNITNILFNKQQQQQQQQQNSKHIDSHKDLLSLLAHKNMEKQNFQTKRMNYHQTHGGDPYLMN, via the coding sequence ATGATGCGAAAAATGAATCAATACCAGAGTGAAAATTCAACTTCTAAACCTGTGGCTTCAGACAATGCAAATAATTCAACCAATTTAAATTCGCCATCTGCTGCGATGGGAACAATGAATTTCGCACAACCGCAAGTATTCGATGACACAGTATCTAGAAATATAAGGATGAGACTGGACTACAAGAAATCATTCCAGGATGATCCAGAATTCTATCCGGAGTTCACAAATTATCCATCCTTTCCCGTTGTTCCTGATAATatgatgaatattttatatggGAATAACGCAAACGATAGtatcaataatattccaTTACAAAACGGACTAAACCATACAGCATCAATGGATTTGGACTCATTTGGTAGCAGCAACATGAATCCcgttttcaaatcaaatactTCAGCGCCCATCACCAGCAACAATGTAATCAATAGCATCAATAATATAACAAAcatattattcaataaacaacaacaacagcaacagcagcaacaaaACTCAAAACATATCGATTCCCATAAGGACTTACTCTCCCTATTAGCACATAAAAATATGgagaaacaaaattttcaaactAAAAGGATGAATTACCATCAAACACATGGTGGCGACCCatatttaatgaattaa
- the RPP2A gene encoding ribosomal protein P2 alpha (similar to Saccharomyces cerevisiae RPP2A (YOL039W); ancestral locus Anc_7.96), with product MKYLAAYLLLNAAGSAPNAENVKAVLSSVGIEIEDDKVSSLLSALEGKSVEELVAEGNEKLSAVPAAAPASGASGAAASSEAAAEEKEEEEEEESDADMGFGLFD from the coding sequence ATGAAGTACTTAGCTGCCTACTTATTATTAAACGCTGCTGGCTCTGCCCCAAACGCTGAAAACGTCAAGGCCGTCTTATCCTCTGTCggtattgaaattgaagatgacaaagtctcttctttattatcCGCTTTAGAAGGTAAGTCTGTCGAAGAATTAGTTGCTGAAGGTAACGAAAAATTATCTGCTGTTCCAGCTGCTGCCCCAGCTTCTGGTGCTTCTGGTGCTGCTGCCTCTAGTGAAGCTGctgctgaagaaaaggaagaagaagaagaagaagaatccGATGCTGACATGGGTTTCGGTTTATTCGATTAA